In a single window of the Elaeis guineensis isolate ETL-2024a chromosome 4, EG11, whole genome shotgun sequence genome:
- the LOC140857296 gene encoding uncharacterized protein, whose protein sequence is MVDGSSSTLNAAHDPASPYFISPSENPGNAFVTSLLKGSNYPAWRRAIITALRAKRKIWFVDGTLARPIDGSRDHFLWDTCNSMVMSWIYNSVVPEIYDSISFFESARDIWVDLEERYSQGNAPRIHELKIQIWSFRQGNDMTIAAYYAHLRGLWEELTAYSKVPTCSCGATREIQVEKEEERLHQFFFCLKDSYDTLRDQLLSMEPLPTVNKVYALLIRGEKQKEVAAVRTSQPEAAALAVKPMIERENKEIGSKKRNKKYFRCDHCKKTGHIRDRCFELIGYPPGWQSKDRVKGRGNGAEIVTLPNGVNMPVHSYGDVTLTNDITLHRTLYAPNFTCNLVSDLATRKLIGLGELRDGLYYFKGLAIHPARTNKVNVSINLWHARQESLFP, encoded by the exons ATGGTGGATGGTTCGTCATCGACCTTAAATGCTGCGCATGATCCGGCATCTCCCTATTTCATCTCACCTTCAGAGAATCCTGGGAATGCCTTTGTGACATCTCTACTCAAGGGATCGAACTATCCTGCATGGCGAAGGGCCATTATCACTGCTCTTCGAGCCAAACGAAAAATTTGGTTCGTTGATGGGACACTTGCACGACCTATAGATGGATCGCGAGATCATTTTCTCTGGGATACGTGCAATTCAATGGTAATGTCATGGATCTACAACTCTGTTGTACCAGAAATCTATGACAGCATCTCTTTTTTTGAAAGTGCTCGAGATATTTGGGTCGATCTTGAAGAAAGATATTCTCAAGGCAATGCTCCTCGCATTCATGAGTTAAAGATCCAAATCTGGAGTTTCAGGCAAGGCAATGATATGACTATTGCCGCTTATTATGCCCATCTTCGTGGCTTGTGGGAGGAACTTACGGCTTATTCCAAGGTGCCAACTTGTTCGTGTGGAGCCACTAGAGAGATCCaagttgagaaagaagaagagagactaCATCAGTTTTTTTTTTGTCTCAAGGACTCCTACGACACGTTGCGAGATCAGCTGCTGTCCATGGAGCCATTACCAACAGTTAATAAGGTATATGCCTTATTGATTCGAGGTGAAAAGCAAAAGGAAGTCGCCGCTGTTCGAACTTCTCAACCTGAAGCCGCGGCTCTCGCTGTTAAGCCCATGATAGAAAGGGAGAATAAAGAGATCGGCtccaagaaaagaaataaaaaatattttcgatgCGACCACTGCAAGAAGACAGGACATATCCGTGATAGATGCTTCGAGCTAATCGGGTACCCACCTGGATGGCAATCCAAAGATCGAGTTAAGGGTAGAGGCAATGGAGCCGAGATCG TTACTTTACCTAATGGAGTCAATATGCCTGTACATTCATATGGTGATGTTACTTTGACCAATGATATTACCTTGCACCGTACTTTATATGCTCCTAATTTTACTTGCAATCTTGTTTCA GACCTTGCCACGAGGAAGCTGATTGGATTGGGTGAACTCCGGGATGGTCTTTACTACTTCAAAGGCTTGGCAATACATCCTGCACGGACAAATAAAGTCAATGTTTCGATTAATCTCTGGCATGCTCG ACAAGAAAGCCTTTTTCCTTGA
- the LOC105043080 gene encoding LOW QUALITY PROTEIN: transketolase, chloroplastic (The sequence of the model RefSeq protein was modified relative to this genomic sequence to represent the inferred CDS: inserted 2 bases in 2 codons), translating to MALFSLLFQPPQPFLPYKPNTKRLSTKPPTRRTRARFHPSNDYRLSWQNELKRLDGPPPKEKLEDEDFFQAAIDRRAVDNVRMLIVDAVQHAKAGHPGMALGMAEVGYLIYRHVMRYNPKNSRWFNRDRFVLSAGHGCLLQYVCLHLAGFESVQLEDLKQLCKLGSRTPGHPENILTAGVEVTTGPLGQGVANAVGLALAEAHLAARFNKPDAILVDHRTYCIMGDGCAMEGISNEAASLAAHWKLNKLTLIYDDNHNTIDGDTKICFSENVSARFEALGWNTITVXNIHGDMGSFIEAIRSAHNETRRPTFIKVKTLIGRLSGKEGTYKAHHGTFEENDVKRMRGKVKWENREPFHVIPMVYREMQKQAEYGENLEMKWKSALRHYQAMYPQEAEEFSILLHGGLPPGFEESLPNWSTSDPVDATRGYSEKCLNELAKALPGLIGGSADLASSNKVYLKGYDDFQLPEAPQGRNIRYGVREHAMAGISNGIALHGSGLIPFAATFLTFSDYMKNSMRLSALSHAGVLYILTHDSIGLGEDGPTHQPVEQLAGLRAIPRLLVFRPADGNETAGAYKVAISNRDAPSVIALSRQKVAANLEGTSISGVEKGGYIVSDNSSNGLPEIILIGTGSELCXCEGSAETLRREGRRVRVVSLVCWRLFDGQTREYREFVLPPKVSKRVSVEAGSPIGWREYVGDGGVVHGVRDFGASGACLDTFKKFGFTEENVTRIARSLPEE from the exons ATggctctcttctcccttctcttccAACCCCCACAGCCCTTCCTTCCCTACAAACCAAATACCAAACGTCTCTCAACTAAGCCTCCCACACGCCGAACCAGAGCCCGGTTCCACCCCTCCAATGACTACAGGCTCTCATGGCAAAATGAGCTCAAAAGATTAGATGGTCCTCCGCCCAaagagaagctggaagatgaagacTTCTTCCAAGCCGCCATCGACCGAAGGGCTGTCGATAACGTTCGCATGCTCATCGTCGACGCCGTCCAGCATGCAAAGGCGGGGCACCCTGGGATGGCCCTTGGCATGGCCGAGGTGGGTTACCTCATCTACCGCCATGTCATGCGCTACAACCCCAAGAATTCCAGGTGGTTCAATAGGGATAGGTTTGTGCTGAGCGCGGGGCATGGATGCCTGCTTCAGTATGTGTGCTTGCATCTTGCCGGGTTTGAGTCAGTTCAG CTAGAAGACTTAAAGCAGCTTTGTAAGTTGGGCAGTCGCACTCCCGGCCACCCAGAGAACATTCTGACTGCTGGAGTTGAAGTGACAACAG GACCTCTTGGTCAAGGTGTCGCAAATGCTGTCGGTCTTGCTCTAGCTGAAGCTCACCTAGCTGCGCGTTTCAATAAACCAGACGCTATCCTTGTTGACCACCGCAC ATACTGCATCATGGGTGATGGATGTGCAATGGAAGGAATATCAAATGAAGCTGCTTCTCTTGCTGCACATTGGAAACTTAATAAGCTTACATTGATCTATGATGACAACCATAACACAATAGATGGGGATACAAAAATTTGTTTCTCTGAAAACGTTTCTGCCCGATTTGAAGCTCTCGGCTGGAATACAATCACAG GAAATATACATGGAGATATGGGATCGTTCATAGAGGCGATACGATCTGCTCATAATGAGACAAGAAGGCCAACTTTTATTAAG GTTAAAACATTGATTGGGCGGTTGTCGGGAAAGGAAGGCACTTATAAAGCACATCATGGCACCTTTGAAGAAAATGATGTGAAGCGAATGAGGGGTAAAGTTAAATGGGAGAATCGAGAACCGTTTCATGTCATTCCTATGGTTTACAG GGAGATGCAAAAGCAAGCAGAATATGGTGAAAACTTAGAGATGAAATGGAAGTCTGCTTTAAGACACTACCAAGCTATGTACCCTCAAGAAGCAGAGGAATTCAGTATCCTCCTCCATGGTGGGTTGCCTCCTGGATTCGAAGAGTCCTTGCCG AATTGGTCTACATCTGACCCAGTCGATGCCACTCGTGGGTACTCCGAGAAATGCCTGAATGAACTTGCCAAGGCGCTTCCAGGATTAATCGGTGGGAGTGCTGACCTAGCAAGCTCAAACAAAGTTTATCTAAAAGGCTACGATGATTTCCAGCTGCCCGAGGCACCACAGGGCCGTAACATTCGCTACGGAGTCCGTGAGCACGCAATGGCTGGGATCTCAAATGGCATTGCATTGCATGGAAGTGGACTAATCCCCTTTGCAGCAACATTCCTTACATTCTCCGACTACATGAAGAATTCGATGAGGCTATCAGCTCTGAGTCATGCTGGAGTTCTGTACATCCTGACCCATGACTCGATCGGGCTCGGCGAGGATGGCCCTACCCACCAACCAGTAGAGCAACTAGCTGGTCTTCGAGCTATTCCACGACTCTTGGTATTCCGACCTGCTGATGGGAATGAGACGGCTGGAGCCTACAAGGTGGCGATTTCGAATAGGGATGCGCCCAGCGTTATAGCATTGTCGAGGCAAAAGGTGGCCGCTAACTTGGAAGGCACGTCGATTTCAGGAGTAGAGAAAGGTGGTTATATTGTCAGTGACAATTCAAGTAATGGGTTGCCGGAGATTATATTGATTGGCACTGGATCAGAATTGT CTTGCGAGGGCAGTGCGGAGACGCTGAGGAGGGAGGGGAGGCGGGTGAGGGTGGTGTCACTTGTGTGCTGGAGGCTTTTTGATGGCCAGACCAGGGAGTACAGGGAATTCGTGTTGCCTCCGAAGGTGTCGAAAAGAGTGAGCGTCGAGGCTGGATCACCGATCGGGTGGAGAGAGTACGTCGGAGATGGTGGTGTGGTGCATGGGGTAAGGGATTTTGGAGCTAGTGGGGCTTGCTTGGATACTTTCAAGAAGTTTGGGTTTACGGAAGAGAATGTCACTAGAATAGCAAGGTCTTTGCCGGAGGAGTAA